GGACCGGCGGGATCACGGGTCGCGACGCCCTCGAGGACGCCGACGTCGAGAAAGAGCACAACCGCGTCCACGCCGACGCGACGTTCCAGACCTCGGACGAGCGCGTGTTCGCGATCGGCGACTCGGCGATCATCGACCAGGGCGACCAGCCCGCACCGCCGACGGCACAGGCTGCCTGGCAGGCCGCCGAGATAGTCGGCGAGAACATCGCCCGTGCCATCGAGGGCCGGCCGCTGAAGACCTGGGAGTACGAGAACAAAGGGACCGTCGTCTCCGTCGGCGAGAAGGCCGTCGCCCACGAAATCAAGCCGGCTTTCGGCGTCTCTCTGCCCGTCGATACCTTCGGCGGCTTCGCGGCCCAGAACCTGAAGAAGATGATCGCCGCGCGCTGGATCGCCGACATCACGTCCTGGAACACGGCCCGCAAGTGCTGGTCGTCGCTGTAGGGCTCGAATCGTCGAAGGGACAGTTCGATTTTCTTCGGTCCTCGTCTCGATCGGATTCGAATCGCCCGACGTCGCCGTTCCCAGTTGTAGCGTTACGTGATCCCCAGGGAGTCGTCGGGTTGTACTGGGTCGACGTCACCCGCTTTTGCTGCCCGGTTGTAGACGTAGCCCCAGACGGCAAACAGCACGTTCACGAGATAGACCGGGAACGCCACGACCAGCGGAATCGCCAGGAGAATACCGACGATGGTGAACACGAGCGCGACGAGGAGGACGAGGAACGCGACGTAGCCGACGACCGCGACCACGGCGGTTATCACGAGCCCCAGAAGATAGTGTCTCGTGAGGGCGAACGTCGCGAACTGGAACTCGCCGACCGTCTCGCGGAGGCTGCCGGTGCCGATCAAGACGGGACCGATCGCACCTGCAAAATACGTCCCGGCGAGCGCGCCGAGAACGACGACGCCGTCGAACGCCGGGGCCAGCGGTGATCCGGCCATCATTTCGTCGACGGCACCGATTGCGACGAGACCGACGACGAACACGACGACCCCCAGGAGACCGATCCCGAAGAGAATTCCCCCGTCTTTCGCCATCCCACCCCAGTCGTCGAACGAGGGTGGTTCCGAATCCCCTCTCGCGGCGGCCCGGCCGACCCGGAACGAGTACCCGTAGGAAAACAACATGGGGACGATCAGGAAATACGCCATCGACATCACGGTATCGATGAGCAGGGGTTTGCCGCTCTTTCCGAGTGGAAACGTGACCGAGAAACTGACCAGATCCGCGTCGTGGAACTGTGGTCC
The nucleotide sequence above comes from Halosolutus halophilus. Encoded proteins:
- a CDS encoding DUF4013 domain-containing protein codes for the protein MSYCRDCDETFERGTIRCPRCDSGLVDEESPSDSVDDWGGDDPANATEGWFGDDGGDSADNWFRDDDADSSRGWSGDDGTGSSSSRSGPDATDRRGVDDATGGGAATAAAHHEARESRGPKPTQQEPASAATTGPQFHDADLVSFSVTFPLGKSGKPLLIDTVMSMAYFLIVPMLFSYGYSFRVGRAAARGDSEPPSFDDWGGMAKDGGILFGIGLLGVVVFVVGLVAIGAVDEMMAGSPLAPAFDGVVVLGALAGTYFAGAIGPVLIGTGSLRETVGEFQFATFALTRHYLLGLVITAVVAVVGYVAFLVLLVALVFTIVGILLAIPLVVAFPVYLVNVLFAVWGYVYNRAAKAGDVDPVQPDDSLGIT